A genomic region of Streptomyces sp. NBC_00247 contains the following coding sequences:
- a CDS encoding YqaJ viral recombinase family nuclease — protein MTDTALAGVNTAPAAGRRITPTGRLILPATADRADWLTARRSGIGSSDVPAILGLVDYTPPLKVYLDKTGHDVDDAGEAAYWGTVNEENVARRWAMQSRSVIRRVGLVAHIDHPHRMTTLDRRVTECPLSADEQAPCALEVKTRSAFKGAQWHAGPPDDVLAQILWQIAVNGYEHMHFAVLIGGNEYHQGTVRADQYMDVMADIVIAMDRFWFDHVQAEVPPAVTGDGDALVRLFRRLHPTRTGAVDIDRHDDALDALLDYGRHQRAESAAKKAKNAAKARMIAALNSAQTALIGGEHAYSLEPSNAAPRVDLAQLAERWPDAYAACVAPNPTERINIATQFKENF, from the coding sequence ATGACCGATACCGCGCTGGCCGGGGTGAACACCGCCCCGGCCGCCGGCCGCCGGATCACGCCGACCGGCCGCCTCATCCTCCCCGCCACTGCCGACCGCGCCGACTGGCTCACCGCCCGCCGCTCCGGCATCGGTAGCAGCGACGTCCCGGCCATCCTCGGACTCGTCGACTACACCCCGCCGCTCAAGGTCTACCTCGACAAGACCGGCCACGACGTGGACGACGCAGGCGAGGCCGCCTACTGGGGCACCGTCAACGAGGAGAACGTTGCCCGCCGGTGGGCAATGCAGTCCCGCTCCGTGATCCGCCGTGTTGGGCTCGTCGCTCACATCGATCACCCGCACCGGATGACGACCCTCGACCGCCGTGTCACCGAATGCCCGCTGTCCGCCGATGAACAGGCCCCGTGCGCGCTGGAGGTCAAGACCCGCAGCGCGTTCAAGGGGGCGCAGTGGCACGCTGGCCCGCCCGATGACGTCCTCGCCCAGATTCTGTGGCAGATCGCCGTCAACGGCTACGAGCACATGCACTTCGCCGTCCTGATCGGCGGCAACGAATACCACCAGGGCACCGTCCGCGCGGACCAGTACATGGACGTTATGGCCGACATCGTCATCGCGATGGACCGGTTCTGGTTCGACCATGTCCAGGCTGAAGTCCCGCCTGCGGTGACCGGTGACGGCGACGCGCTGGTCCGTCTGTTCCGTCGGCTGCACCCCACTCGCACCGGGGCGGTGGATATCGATCGCCATGACGACGCCCTCGACGCACTTCTTGACTACGGCCGCCACCAGCGCGCCGAGTCTGCGGCGAAGAAGGCGAAGAACGCGGCGAAGGCCCGGATGATCGCCGCCCTCAACTCGGCGCAGACCGCCCTCATCGGGGGCGAGCACGCCTACTCGCTGGAGCCGAGCAACGCCGCCCCGCGGGTTGACCTGGCGCAGCTCGCCGAACGCTGGCCGGATGCGTACGCCGCTTGCGTGGCCCCGAACCCGACCGAACGCATCAACATCGCAACGCAGTTCAAGGAGAACTTCTGA
- a CDS encoding helix-turn-helix domain-containing protein, with the protein MYRLRIDKLRQIAAEHGDTTKHAIHRRTGIAESSCHRILNGQSQPDLNSALRLAAAYGVSVEELMEPTVEHLSVSA; encoded by the coding sequence ATGTACCGACTGCGCATCGACAAGCTCCGGCAGATCGCAGCCGAGCACGGCGACACGACCAAGCACGCGATCCACCGCAGGACCGGAATCGCCGAATCGTCCTGCCACCGGATTCTCAACGGCCAGTCTCAGCCTGACCTGAATTCGGCCCTGCGGCTGGCCGCCGCGTACGGCGTCTCCGTCGAGGAACTGATGGAGCCCACCGTCGAGCACCTGAGCGTGTCGGCGTGA
- a CDS encoding helix-turn-helix domain-containing protein — protein MTEAPTRAQRFARIVAPAAQRAGYTGHGSNARLAADTGMSESSTSRMLKGQAVPDLRFFPTIAERLDVSLVDLLAEMGIPPETLRALSETEPSQVRSRSISSSQAADRLGIKDPIGREMLAATIERLQRLEKQQHNADRPGDDHGGTAARM, from the coding sequence ATGACTGAAGCCCCCACGCGCGCCCAACGATTCGCAAGAATCGTGGCTCCTGCGGCGCAGCGCGCCGGCTACACCGGACACGGCTCCAACGCGCGCCTCGCCGCCGATACCGGCATGTCTGAAAGTAGTACGTCGCGCATGCTGAAGGGACAGGCCGTCCCCGACCTACGGTTCTTCCCGACCATCGCGGAGCGCCTGGACGTCAGCCTGGTCGACCTGCTTGCGGAGATGGGCATCCCGCCCGAGACACTCCGTGCACTGTCCGAAACTGAACCGTCACAGGTAAGGTCGCGGTCTATCTCCTCGTCGCAGGCGGCGGACCGGCTCGGCATCAAGGACCCCATCGGTCGCGAGATGCTTGCTGCAACCATCGAGCGTCTACAGCGTCTTGAGAAGCAGCAGCACAACGCTGACCGGCCTGGTGACGACCACGGAGGCACGGCAGCACGTATGTAA
- a CDS encoding recombinase family protein, with protein sequence MPIAPEHLALLYTGPFYAYLYGRNSNDPTKKGSSVKDQNDEGRELCLEQGWPIRREFADVGRSASRYAKREREEFEEMIEGIEAGDCRIVVAWEASRYYRDLDVYVRLRAACMNAGVLLCYNGAVYDLSKRADRKLTAQDALQAEDEAEGIRDRNLRTARRNATKGRPHGRITYGYARRYDPDTGDLVAQYAHPERAPIVLDVFKRIAAGETSYAVLQRLRATGDRMPGYRWEAHHLIAMLRNPAYKGRRVYQGKDVGKAIWPAIVPDDLFDAVLQIVSAPERQTADSFAAVHLLSGIARCGECENSPHLRVCPSRGALQYQCSDRFDTAMAETKLDAYIEEAVITFLESKAAAAAFLSTEDQSRAAAARVRKQQMETQLAEARTAAATMTDAGTPLLSIASLAVLENELGPKIEKARKAAESLNVPPVLRGIIGQPNVDEIWEAMSMDQRRAVLRAVVNIRLMKARARGLRAIEPGRIQLTFYGEPGFIRGWRRGRALPQDEAGQLAGEGTA encoded by the coding sequence ATGCCGATCGCACCGGAACACCTCGCCCTGCTGTACACGGGCCCCTTCTACGCGTACCTCTACGGCCGGAACTCGAACGACCCCACCAAGAAGGGGAGCAGCGTCAAGGACCAGAACGACGAAGGCCGCGAACTCTGCCTCGAACAAGGCTGGCCCATCCGGCGCGAGTTCGCCGACGTCGGCCGATCGGCCTCTCGCTACGCGAAACGCGAGCGGGAGGAATTCGAGGAGATGATCGAGGGCATTGAGGCCGGCGACTGTCGCATCGTCGTCGCCTGGGAGGCATCCCGGTACTACCGAGACCTCGACGTGTACGTACGGCTCCGCGCCGCATGCATGAACGCCGGCGTCCTGCTCTGCTACAACGGCGCCGTCTACGACTTGAGCAAACGCGCGGACCGCAAGCTCACGGCGCAGGATGCATTGCAGGCTGAGGACGAAGCTGAGGGCATTCGCGATCGGAACCTGCGCACCGCCCGCCGAAACGCGACAAAAGGCCGGCCGCACGGGCGCATCACGTATGGGTATGCGCGCCGCTACGACCCCGACACTGGTGATCTTGTGGCTCAGTATGCCCACCCCGAGCGGGCCCCGATTGTGCTTGACGTTTTCAAGCGCATCGCTGCGGGCGAAACCAGTTACGCAGTCCTGCAACGACTCCGCGCGACTGGCGATCGGATGCCCGGGTATCGGTGGGAAGCCCACCACCTAATTGCGATGCTGCGCAACCCTGCATACAAGGGACGCCGGGTTTACCAGGGCAAGGACGTAGGTAAGGCCATTTGGCCAGCGATCGTCCCTGACGACCTCTTTGATGCAGTGCTTCAGATCGTGTCGGCGCCAGAGCGCCAGACAGCAGACAGTTTTGCTGCGGTGCATCTCCTGTCCGGCATTGCGCGGTGTGGAGAGTGCGAGAACAGTCCTCATCTACGTGTCTGCCCGAGCAGGGGGGCTCTCCAGTACCAGTGCTCCGACCGCTTCGATACGGCGATGGCCGAGACGAAGCTCGACGCGTACATCGAAGAGGCAGTCATCACCTTCCTGGAGTCGAAGGCCGCAGCTGCCGCATTCCTTTCGACCGAAGACCAGTCTCGCGCCGCTGCCGCGCGCGTCCGCAAACAGCAGATGGAGACGCAGCTGGCCGAGGCGCGGACAGCGGCGGCGACGATGACTGATGCCGGGACTCCGCTGCTGTCCATCGCGTCGCTTGCAGTGCTGGAGAACGAGCTGGGGCCGAAGATCGAGAAGGCACGCAAGGCGGCAGAATCCTTGAATGTGCCGCCCGTGCTGCGCGGGATCATCGGCCAACCGAACGTGGACGAAATCTGGGAAGCCATGTCCATGGATCAGCGGCGCGCCGTGCTGCGGGCCGTGGTGAACATCCGGCTGATGAAGGCACGTGCGCGAGGACTTCGCGCTATCGAGCCCGGCCGAATCCAGCTCACGTTCTACGGCGAGCCCGGGTTCATCCGCGGGTGGCGCCGCGGTCGCGCGTTGCCTCAGGACGAGGCCGGGCAGCTTGCTGGAGAGGGAACTGCATGA
- a CDS encoding YceI family protein codes for MFGRLFRSNGQSGAASGGALAGVTVPQSAGMISCRVLDPVDQPVLQAEFVVTDASGRRVFGGDTDPYGRVLAAVPAGEYRLGVTSEGFTPFHGPVTVTENGHANLGDVQLQLAQPPQLPTPGDWEIEPTHSQIGFVARHIGMARVHGRFNTFAGAIRIAEHMEDSAMHVIIDAASIDTNVQMRDDHLRSGDFLDVGRYPTLEFYSERFVHRGGTRWAVTGALTLHGVSRTVTLETQYLGLGNGLEGEARAACRATTELHREDFTLTWQTMLAKGIAVVGSSIAIEMDIQIVQKN; via the coding sequence ATGTTCGGCCGTTTGTTTCGCAGCAATGGACAGTCGGGGGCCGCTTCCGGCGGCGCCCTCGCCGGTGTCACCGTGCCGCAGTCCGCGGGCATGATCAGCTGCCGGGTGCTGGACCCGGTCGACCAGCCCGTGCTGCAGGCCGAGTTCGTCGTCACGGACGCTTCGGGCCGCAGGGTCTTCGGCGGCGACACCGACCCGTACGGGAGGGTCCTCGCCGCGGTCCCGGCGGGGGAGTACCGCCTGGGTGTCACCTCCGAGGGGTTCACGCCCTTCCACGGTCCGGTCACGGTGACCGAGAACGGGCACGCGAACCTCGGCGACGTACAGCTCCAACTGGCGCAGCCCCCGCAGCTCCCCACCCCCGGCGACTGGGAGATCGAGCCGACCCACAGTCAGATCGGCTTCGTGGCCCGGCACATCGGCATGGCGCGCGTCCACGGCAGGTTCAACACCTTCGCCGGTGCCATCCGCATCGCGGAGCACATGGAGGACTCGGCGATGCACGTCATCATCGACGCCGCCTCGATCGACACCAACGTCCAGATGCGCGACGACCACCTGCGCTCGGGCGACTTCCTGGACGTCGGCCGTTACCCGACGCTGGAGTTCTACAGCGAACGCTTCGTGCACCGCGGCGGGACCCGGTGGGCCGTAACCGGCGCGCTCACCCTGCACGGTGTCAGCCGCACGGTGACGCTGGAGACCCAGTACCTCGGTCTCGGCAACGGGCTGGAGGGCGAGGCGCGGGCCGCCTGCCGGGCCACCACCGAACTGCACCGCGAAGACTTCACCCTCACCTGGCAGACGATGCTGGCCAAGGGGATCGCGGTCGTCGGCTCCAGCATCGCCATCGAGATGGACATCCAGATCGTCCAGAAGAACTGA
- a CDS encoding dienelactone hydrolase family protein: MTNRTTVKTLTVEYPADGLTMVGHLALPGGVGPRPAVLIGPEGPGLNDFQRRRADTLAERGYVALAFDINGGRWFTDPQEMLAHVTPLLADPDRMRGIGHAALDVLRSEPRTDPARIAAIGYGTGGAIALELGRDGVDLRGIGTVNGLTTGRPGEAARIRCPVWAGVGSEDPIMPSAQRDAFTAEMQAAGVDWRLVVYGGALHAFHHPTVDQAVLPGVGHHPLHARRAWRDIVALLDEWVPVTE; this comes from the coding sequence ATGACGAACCGAACGACGGTGAAGACCCTCACGGTCGAATACCCCGCCGACGGCCTGACGATGGTCGGCCACCTCGCGCTCCCGGGGGGCGTCGGCCCTCGGCCGGCCGTCCTGATCGGGCCCGAGGGACCGGGGCTGAACGACTTCCAGCGCCGCCGCGCCGACACCCTCGCCGAGCGCGGTTACGTGGCGCTGGCCTTCGACATCAACGGCGGGCGCTGGTTCACCGACCCGCAGGAGATGCTCGCCCACGTGACCCCTCTGCTCGCCGATCCCGACCGGATGAGGGGAATCGGTCACGCGGCACTGGACGTCCTGCGCTCCGAACCCAGGACCGATCCGGCCCGGATCGCCGCCATCGGCTACGGCACCGGGGGCGCGATCGCGCTGGAACTCGGACGCGACGGCGTGGACCTGCGCGGAATCGGGACGGTCAACGGGCTGACCACCGGCCGGCCGGGCGAGGCGGCCCGCATCCGCTGCCCCGTGTGGGCCGGGGTCGGGTCGGAGGATCCGATCATGCCGAGCGCGCAACGGGACGCGTTCACCGCCGAGATGCAGGCTGCGGGCGTCGACTGGCGTTTGGTGGTCTACGGGGGCGCCCTGCACGCCTTCCACCATCCGACGGTCGACCAGGCCGTGCTCCCCGGCGTCGGCCACCACCCGCTGCACGCACGGCGGGCTTGGCGCGACATCGTCGCTCTGCTCGACGAGTGGGTGCCCGTGACGGAGTGA
- the holA gene encoding DNA polymerase III subunit delta, with the protein MATRRNPTDDPLAPLTLAVGQEDLLLDRAVQQVVAAARASDADTDVRDLASEQLQPGTLAELTSPSLFAERKVVIVRNSQDLSADTVKDVKAYLDSPAEEITLVLLHAGGAKGKGLLDAARKAGAREVACPKTTKPAERLTFVRSEFRALGRSATPEACQSLVDSIGSDLRELASAVSQLVADVEGTIDEAVVGRYYTGRAEASSFTVADRAVEGRAAEALEALRWSLSTGVAPVLITSALAQGVRAIGKLSSARGGRPADLARELGMPPWKIDRVRQQMRGWTPDGVAAATLAVAAADAGVKGGGDDPEYALEKAVVAVARAARAGR; encoded by the coding sequence ATGGCCACCAGAAGGAATCCCACCGACGACCCGCTCGCCCCTCTCACGCTCGCCGTGGGCCAGGAGGACCTCCTCCTCGACCGCGCCGTGCAGCAGGTGGTGGCGGCAGCCCGCGCCTCGGACGCCGACACCGACGTCCGCGATCTCGCCTCGGAGCAGTTGCAGCCCGGCACGCTCGCCGAGCTGACCAGCCCCTCCCTCTTCGCCGAGCGGAAGGTGGTGATCGTCCGCAACTCCCAGGACCTTTCCGCCGACACCGTCAAGGACGTCAAGGCGTACCTCGACTCCCCGGCGGAGGAGATCACCCTGGTGCTGCTCCACGCGGGAGGCGCCAAGGGCAAGGGCCTGCTGGACGCGGCGCGGAAGGCCGGAGCACGCGAGGTCGCCTGCCCGAAGACGACGAAGCCGGCCGAGCGGCTCACCTTCGTACGGTCGGAGTTCCGGGCGCTGGGCCGGTCCGCCACCCCGGAGGCGTGCCAGTCGCTCGTGGACTCCATCGGCAGCGATCTGCGGGAGCTGGCGAGCGCCGTCTCGCAGTTGGTCGCGGACGTGGAGGGCACCATCGACGAGGCCGTCGTCGGGCGGTACTACACGGGCCGCGCCGAGGCGTCCTCGTTCACCGTCGCGGACCGGGCGGTCGAAGGGCGGGCGGCCGAGGCGCTGGAGGCGCTGCGCTGGTCGCTGTCGACCGGGGTGGCCCCGGTCCTCATCACCAGCGCCCTCGCCCAAGGGGTCCGGGCCATCGGCAAGCTCTCCTCGGCCCGCGGCGGACGCCCCGCCGACCTCGCCCGCGAGCTGGGCATGCCCCCGTGGAAGATCGACCGGGTGCGCCAGCAGATGCGTGGCTGGACCCCGGACGGGGTCGCGGCGGCGACGCTGGCCGTGGCAGCCGCCGACGCGGGCGTCAAGGGCGGCGGGGACGACCCGGAGTACGCCCTGGAGAAGGCGGTCGTCGCCGTGGCACGAGCGGCCCGCGCGGGCCGCTGA
- the rpsT gene encoding 30S ribosomal protein S20 — MANIKSQIKRNKTNEKARLRNKAVKSSLKTAIRKAREAAVAGDVEKATTAARDASRALDKAVSKGVIHKNAAANKKSALASKVASLSA; from the coding sequence GTGGCGAACATCAAGTCCCAGATCAAGCGGAACAAGACCAACGAGAAGGCGCGCCTGCGTAACAAGGCCGTCAAGTCGTCGCTCAAGACCGCGATCCGCAAGGCCCGTGAGGCTGCCGTCGCCGGTGACGTCGAGAAGGCCACCACGGCCGCTCGCGACGCTTCCCGCGCGCTCGACAAGGCCGTCTCCAAGGGTGTCATCCACAAGAACGCCGCGGCCAACAAGAAGTCGGCCCTGGCCTCCAAGGTTGCCTCCCTCAGCGCCTGA
- the lepA gene encoding translation elongation factor 4, translating to MPATPTNVPAPSRTDPALIRNFCIIAHIDHGKSTLADRMLQLTGVVDQRQMRAQYLDRMDIERERGITIKSQAVRLPWAPTTAEGKGSTHILNMIDTPGHVDFTYEVSRSLAACEGTVLLVDAAQGIEAQTLANLYLAMENDLTIVPVLNKIDLPAAQPEKFSEELANLIGCQPEDVLKVSAKTGVGVEALLDRVVRDVPAPVGVADAPARAMIFDSVYDSYRGVVTYVRVIDGQLNKRERIRMMSTGATHELLEIGVSSPEMTPADGLGVGEVGYLITGVKDVRQSKVGDTITSLHNGATEALGGYKDPKPMVFSGLYPLDGSDYPDLREALDKLQLNDAALVYEPETSAALGFGFRVGFLGLLHLDVIRERLEREFGLDLIATAPNVVYRVTMEDGTEHIVTNPSEFPEGKIDSVHEPVVRATVLAPSEFIGAIMELCQNRRGTLIGMDYLSEDRVEIRYTLPLAEIVFDFFDQLKSKTRGYASLDYEPTGEEAAQLVKVDILLHGDKVDAFSAVTHKDKAYAYGVRLVAKLQKLIPRQNFEVPIQAAIGSRVIARETVRAIRKDVLAKCYGGDISRKRKLLEKQKEGKKRMKMVGNVEVPQDAFISVLSTDESGAEAKGKK from the coding sequence GTGCCCGCGACTCCTACCAACGTGCCCGCGCCGAGCCGTACCGACCCGGCGCTGATCCGCAACTTCTGCATCATCGCGCACATCGACCACGGCAAGTCGACCCTTGCCGACCGGATGCTCCAGCTGACGGGCGTGGTCGACCAGCGGCAGATGCGCGCTCAGTACCTCGACCGGATGGACATCGAGCGCGAGCGCGGTATCACCATCAAGTCCCAGGCGGTCCGTCTGCCGTGGGCGCCCACCACGGCGGAGGGCAAGGGCAGCACCCACATCCTCAACATGATCGACACCCCCGGTCACGTGGACTTCACGTACGAGGTGTCGCGTTCGCTCGCCGCCTGCGAGGGCACGGTCCTGCTGGTCGACGCGGCCCAGGGCATCGAGGCGCAGACCCTGGCCAACCTGTACCTGGCCATGGAGAACGACCTCACCATCGTCCCGGTGCTGAACAAGATCGACCTTCCGGCGGCGCAGCCCGAGAAGTTCTCCGAGGAGCTGGCGAACCTCATCGGCTGCCAGCCGGAGGACGTCCTCAAGGTCTCCGCGAAGACCGGTGTCGGTGTGGAGGCGCTGCTGGACCGGGTGGTCCGGGACGTTCCGGCCCCCGTGGGCGTCGCGGACGCCCCCGCTCGCGCGATGATCTTCGACTCGGTCTACGACTCCTACCGGGGCGTCGTCACCTACGTCCGTGTGATCGACGGCCAGCTCAACAAGCGCGAGCGCATCCGGATGATGTCGACCGGTGCCACGCACGAGCTGCTGGAGATCGGTGTCTCCTCCCCGGAGATGACTCCGGCGGACGGTCTCGGCGTGGGCGAGGTCGGCTACCTCATCACCGGCGTGAAGGACGTCCGGCAGTCCAAGGTCGGTGACACGATCACCTCCCTGCACAACGGGGCGACCGAGGCGCTGGGCGGCTACAAGGACCCCAAGCCGATGGTGTTCTCCGGGCTGTACCCGCTGGACGGGTCGGACTATCCGGACCTGCGCGAGGCCCTGGACAAGCTCCAGCTCAACGACGCGGCCCTGGTCTACGAGCCGGAGACCTCCGCCGCTCTCGGCTTCGGCTTCCGCGTGGGCTTCCTCGGTCTGCTCCACCTCGACGTGATCCGTGAGCGCCTGGAGCGCGAGTTCGGCCTTGACCTCATCGCCACCGCACCGAACGTGGTGTACCGCGTGACGATGGAGGACGGCACCGAGCACATCGTCACCAACCCGAGCGAGTTCCCCGAGGGCAAGATCGACTCGGTGCACGAGCCGGTCGTCCGGGCCACCGTCCTCGCGCCCAGCGAGTTCATCGGCGCGATCATGGAGCTCTGCCAGAACCGGCGCGGCACCCTGATCGGCATGGACTACCTCTCCGAGGACCGGGTGGAGATCCGCTACACCCTGCCGCTCGCGGAGATCGTCTTCGACTTCTTCGACCAGCTGAAGTCCAAGACCCGCGGGTACGCCTCGCTCGACTACGAGCCCACCGGCGAGGAGGCGGCGCAGCTCGTCAAGGTCGACATCCTGCTGCACGGCGACAAGGTCGACGCGTTCTCCGCCGTCACCCACAAGGACAAGGCGTACGCGTACGGCGTCCGGCTCGTCGCCAAGCTGCAGAAGCTCATCCCCCGGCAGAACTTCGAGGTGCCGATCCAGGCGGCCATCGGCTCCCGGGTCATCGCCCGTGAGACCGTCCGCGCCATCCGCAAGGACGTCCTCGCCAAGTGCTACGGCGGTGACATCTCCCGTAAGCGGAAGCTGCTGGAGAAGCAGAAGGAGGGCAAGAAGCGGATGAAGATGGTCGGCAACGTCGAGGTGCCGCAGGACGCGTTCATCTCCGTCCTGTCCACCGACGAGTCCGGTGCCGAGGCCAAGGGCAAGAAGTAG
- a CDS encoding AMP-dependent synthetase/ligase, whose amino-acid sequence MSDTPQTLIDNRPPSVANLFIERVAATPDGEAYRYPVPSSTGEGPDEWKSLSWSESAERVYAIAAGLIALGVGAEERVALASSTRVEWILADLGVMCAGAATTTVYPSTNTEESAFILADSESRVLIAEDAAQVAKARESRAELPDLTRVVVIDPAGAEPAEGDPEGWLLTLAELEARGAAYLAEHPRAVEERVSAITADQLATLIYTSGTTGRPKGVRLPHDNWSYMAKAIPATGLVTTEDVQYLWLPLAHVFGKVLISGQIEVGHVTAVDGRVDKIIENLPVVRPTYMAAVPRIFEKVYNGVAAKARAGGGAKYKIFQWAVGVAREYAKVSQDNFRRTGTASVPFALGAKHKAADALVFSKIREAFGGRLRACVSGSAALAPDIGFFFAGAGVHILEGYGLTESSAASFCNPGEAYRTGTVGKPFPGTEVRIADDGEVLLRGPGIMQGYHRLPDKSAEVLESDGWLHTGDIGELSVDGYLSITDRKKDLIKTSGGKYVAPAEVEGQFKAVCPFVSNILVHGADRNFCTALIALDEPAILGWAAENGLDAKAYADVVADPQTVELIEGYVKELNAGLQRWQTIKKFRLLPRDLDIEHGELTPSLKLKRPVVEREYKALIEDMYAGSREA is encoded by the coding sequence GTGAGCGACACACCACAGACCCTGATCGACAACCGACCGCCCTCCGTGGCGAACCTCTTCATCGAGCGGGTGGCCGCCACCCCGGACGGCGAGGCGTACCGCTACCCGGTGCCCTCGTCCACGGGCGAGGGCCCGGACGAGTGGAAGTCGCTGAGCTGGAGCGAGTCCGCCGAACGGGTCTACGCCATCGCGGCGGGCCTGATCGCGCTCGGCGTGGGGGCCGAGGAGCGGGTCGCCCTCGCGTCCTCCACCCGGGTCGAGTGGATCCTCGCCGATCTGGGCGTGATGTGCGCCGGGGCCGCGACGACCACGGTCTACCCCTCGACCAACACCGAGGAGTCCGCCTTCATCCTGGCCGACTCCGAGAGCCGGGTGCTGATCGCGGAGGACGCGGCCCAGGTCGCGAAGGCCCGCGAGTCCCGTGCCGAGCTGCCCGACCTCACCCGTGTCGTCGTCATCGACCCGGCCGGAGCCGAGCCCGCCGAAGGCGACCCCGAGGGCTGGCTGCTGACACTCGCCGAGCTGGAAGCGCGGGGCGCCGCGTACCTGGCGGAGCACCCGCGGGCCGTCGAGGAGCGGGTGTCGGCGATCACCGCCGACCAGCTGGCCACCCTGATCTACACCTCCGGCACCACCGGGCGGCCCAAGGGAGTGCGGCTGCCGCACGACAACTGGTCGTACATGGCCAAGGCCATCCCGGCGACCGGGCTGGTGACCACCGAGGACGTCCAGTACCTCTGGCTGCCGCTCGCACACGTCTTCGGCAAGGTGCTGATCTCCGGCCAGATCGAGGTGGGGCACGTCACCGCCGTAGACGGCCGGGTCGACAAGATCATCGAGAACCTCCCGGTGGTCCGGCCCACCTACATGGCGGCCGTCCCGCGCATCTTCGAGAAGGTCTACAACGGCGTCGCGGCCAAGGCCCGGGCCGGTGGCGGGGCCAAGTACAAGATCTTCCAGTGGGCCGTGGGCGTCGCCCGCGAGTACGCCAAGGTCTCGCAGGACAACTTCCGCCGTACCGGCACGGCCTCCGTCCCCTTCGCCCTCGGCGCCAAGCACAAGGCCGCCGACGCCCTCGTCTTCTCGAAGATCCGCGAGGCGTTCGGCGGCCGGCTGCGCGCCTGCGTCTCCGGCTCCGCCGCCCTCGCCCCGGACATCGGTTTCTTCTTCGCCGGCGCGGGCGTGCACATTCTGGAGGGGTACGGGCTGACCGAGTCCAGCGCGGCCTCCTTCTGCAACCCGGGCGAGGCCTACCGCACCGGCACGGTCGGCAAGCCGTTCCCGGGCACCGAGGTCCGCATCGCCGACGACGGCGAGGTGCTGCTGCGCGGCCCCGGCATCATGCAGGGCTACCACCGGCTCCCGGACAAGTCGGCCGAGGTGCTGGAGTCCGACGGCTGGCTGCACACCGGCGACATCGGTGAGCTCTCCGTCGACGGCTACCTGAGCATCACCGACCGGAAGAAGGACCTGATCAAGACCTCGGGCGGCAAGTACGTCGCGCCGGCCGAGGTCGAGGGTCAGTTCAAGGCGGTCTGCCCGTTCGTCTCCAACATCCTGGTGCACGGCGCGGACCGGAACTTCTGCACCGCGCTCATCGCCCTGGACGAGCCCGCGATCCTCGGCTGGGCCGCCGAGAACGGCCTGGACGCAAAGGCGTACGCCGACGTGGTGGCCGACCCGCAGACCGTGGAGCTCATCGAGGGCTACGTCAAGGAGCTCAACGCGGGACTTCAGCGGTGGCAGACCATCAAGAAGTTCCGCCTCCTCCCGCGTGACCTGGACATCGAACACGGCGAGCTGACCCCCAGCCTCAAGCTGAAGCGGCCGGTCGTCGAACGCGAGTACAAGGCGCTGATCGAGGACATGTACGCGGGGTCGCGCGAGGCCTGA